One window of Nakaseomyces glabratus chromosome A, complete sequence genomic DNA carries:
- the EST2 gene encoding telomerase reverse transcriptase (CAGL0A00869g~Telomerase catalytic subunit) encodes MKVLREVVTTNENSLRQLGVLLDSTFVIENEVQIDIDKDFFDSSAGHRKLIDQCIVFLLQKRLLNNVLVAGYKLAKNNTVRSILHCENSNSAVKTLKSSSWELLHTNIGSPKFVNLILNHSIFTFNGEFTQQVAGNSLNKPHLPPSWIIDNDYEQETDINCFSINNRPYLYHNTRGFCIKSIILDRDMLNETLDIQVKYLMREIFENDIKLNKKALRTTVIETVLKQVLENQQRIPIIPILDKICPKTYSNYHLDRATPVKCVNKFIVVILEKLKILQLIGSRKNSFVLFSKISQLLKLPLNGKINVKEFFTKLNVNAVRRYLSIDPIGQQKQSMRLYLTCVVNYLLSKLIPSLLKSFFYCTEVSSYSKILYFRNDEWNSISTPFLKEYLDKYLVQNTHCNSHFSYMESQFNHCNFRLIPKKGNNEFRVIGIPYKGNNAEELLQYKQNHTKVIVPTKLILDYLRKSRQTTQKLLFSAMQISDHICQYKCHLHSKYGYIPKLFYLKFDIHNCYDSIPIAKAKSVLNSLINNCGYEEFYVRSVTILNTKNNEVRYDTIVNGHINIRDFEIMVDNSTTTFLTKEDIMDLIEFEMEMTSIRLFDKCYLRKDGLFQGLSLSATIVDILYDDMLEKNRVFKDILNNDGLVLRHADDFLLISPSKEIISYARLKINEGFTEYNAQVNHRKIVFSESDNIANTAIPFCGVEIIPRTLEVIKRFSAMNETDISDHEGNIYSKCAVLFKMRLNYGTMNANLNSISTMLKQVENATINIVRIILNSNHIATSVSSFSSFVNELYNICLLSSRNLNLLNHRDLQRFLTSIKKTILTVLLKNLKRKYSIYNGISRNMNSKRTSK; translated from the coding sequence ATGAAAGTGCTTCGAGAAGTAGTTACAACCAATGAAAACTCCCTAAGGCAACTTGGCGTACTCTTAGATTCTACTTTTGTGATTGAGAATGAAGTACAGATCGATATTGATAaagatttctttgatagTTCTGCTGGTCACAGAAAGTTAATTGACCAATGCATTGTGTTTCTGCTGCAAAAGAGACTTTTGAATAATGTTTTAGTAGCAGGGTATAAATTGGCTAAGAATAATACCGTCAGATCTATATTACATTGTGAGAACAGCAACTCTGCAGTGAAGACTTTGAAATCTTCTAGCTGGGAGTTACTTCATACTAATATTGGAAGCCCAAAGTTCGTTAATCTAATACTAAATCATTCAATATTTACTTTTAACGGCGAGTTTACACAGCAAGTAGCTGGCAACTCATTAAATAAGCCACACTTACCACCTTCCTGGATAATAGACAATGACTATGAGCAAGAAACTGATATCAATTgcttttcaataaataatcGGCCCTACCTATATCACAATACAAGAGGATTTTGCATAAAATCTATCATACTTGACAGGGATATGTTAAATGAGACATTGGATATACAAGtaaaatatttaatgagagaaatatttgaaaatgatattaagctaaataaaaaagcGCTGAGGACTACAGTCATAGAAACTGTTCTGAAGCAAGTGTTAGAAAACCAGCAGAGAATCCCAATTATTCCAATACTGGATAAAATTTGCCCAAAAACCTATTCCAACTATCACCTAGATCGAGCTACTCCTGTTAAGTGTGTTAACAAGTTCATAGTTGTCATTttagaaaaattgaaaattctACAATTAATTGGATCTAGAAAGAATAGCTTTGTATTGTTTTCTAAAATCTCCCAACTACTAAAATTGCCACTAAACGGTAAAATAAATGTCAAAGAATTTTTTACAAAACTGAATGTCAATGCAGTTCGTAGATATCTCAGTATTGACCCAATTGGACAGCAAAAGCAAAGCATGAGATTATACCTGACCTGCGTTGTGAATTACCTGCTCTCTAAATTAATCCCTTCTTTATTaaagtcttttttttattgcaCTGAGGTATCATCTTACAGTAAGATACTATATTTTAGAAATGATGAATGGAATTCTATTTCCACAccttttttgaaagaatatCTTGATAAGTATCTGGTCCAAAACACTCACTGTAATAGTCATTTTAGCTATATGGAATCTCAATTCAATCACTGCAATTTTCGCCTGATTCCGAAGAAAGGTAATAATGAATTCAGAGTGATTGGAATTCCATATAAAGGAAATAATGCAGAGGAATTATTACAGTACAAACAAAATCATACAAAGGTTATAGTGCCCACAAAGTTAATACTGGATTATCTACGCAAATCTCGTCAAACAACCCAAAAACTGCTATTTTCAGCTATGCAAATATCTGATCACATCTGTCAATACAAATGCCACTTACACTCCAAATATGGTTATATTCCGAAATTATTCtatttaaaatttgatatccATAATTGTTATGACTCAATCCCAATAGCAAAAGCCAAAAGTGTTCTCAATAGCTTAATTAATAACTGCGGCTATGAAGAATTCTATGTACGCTCCGTTACCATtttaaatacaaaaaaCAATGAAGTTCGATATGATACAATAGTAAATGGTCATATAAACATAAGAGACTTTGAAATAATGGTTGATAACTCTACAACAACATTCTTGACAAAGGAGGACATTATGGATTTGATCGAGTTTGAAATGGAAATGACAAGTATACGATTATTTGATAAATGCTATCTCAGAAAGGACGGATTATTTCAAGGGTTGAGCCTATCTGCTACAATTGTTGATATATTGTATGATGATATGCTTGAAAAGAATAGAGTATTCAAGGATATCTTAAATAATGATGGGTTGGTTCTGCGTCATGCAGACGATTTTCTCCTTATTTCAccttcaaaagaaattattagTTATGCaagattaaaaataaatgagGGATTTACTGAATATAATGCCCAAGTGAATCATCGGAAAATTGTATTCAGCGAATCTGACAATATTGCCAATACAGCTATACCATTTTGCGGTGTTGAAATTATTCCCAGAACTTTGGAGGTAATAAAACGATTTTCTGCTATGAACGAGACTGATATAAGCGATCATGAAGGTAACATTTATTCCAAATGTGCAGTTCTTTTTAAAATGAGATTGAATTATGGTACAATGAATGCAAACTTAAACAGCATCAGCACGATGTTAAAACAGGTAGAAAATGcaacaataaatattgtGAGGATAATTCTGAACTCAAACCATATTGCAACTTCAGTAAGTAGTTTTTCATCTTTCGTCAATGAGTTGTACAATATTTGTCTTCTGTCAAGTCGAAATTTGAATTTACTAAATCATAGGGACCTCCAAAGATTTCTTACTAGCATTAAGAAAACCATACTTACTGTTTTGCTAAAGAATCTCAAGAGAAAGTATTCTATATATAACGGAATATCTAGAAATATGAACTCGAAGCGAACGTCGAAATAA